One window from the genome of Pelecanus crispus isolate bPelCri1 chromosome 13, bPelCri1.pri, whole genome shotgun sequence encodes:
- the FRMD7 gene encoding FERM domain-containing protein 7 isoform X1, with the protein MLHLKVQFLDDSQKIFVVDQKSCGKGLFNLTCSHLNLVEKEYFGLEFRSQAGNHVWLEPLKPITKQIKMDPSHLREELTRYLFTLQIKKDLALGRLPCSDKSAALLVSHLLQSELGDFHEETDQQHLASHRYLPNQEYLDNKIMHYHRRHRGKTPAESDVQLLDVARKLEMYGIRPHPASDGEGTQINLAVTHMGVLVLRGNTKINTFNWSKIRKLSFKRKHFLIKLHANISALCKDTLEFTMASRDACKAFWKTCVEYHAFFRLSEEPKSKPKALLCSKGSSFRYSGRTQRQLLEHGRKAKMKSLPFERKHYTSRYNERQCRSSPDLLTDVSKQVEELRLAYGSRGSYHANGVHGSEPMLDSRRRSSAVEVTFATELERSKPEATPAFLSHSKSSSAFPLLYAELELERAWEPADLFSARNPLTSFRPHHQFAGNSKSTSVGNMREVSTRPLVYTDVPCPVPMVTMAPQVLFYMDRPPQPPCHALAPGEDAAEPVSGYGPVAAKPPRQSPSGTQAGEFHREAACMAADTSVAPAGESMSLARLFDYGLQEQPPKRSWSQSDMKTIRFPYGSEFRPLGPCPVLSSRKAGIFRHVPAQPGLAPGLRRSAERYVGSSTESSDSDSDLLAADYCSLYGRVLQSSMARMRLSSGSLQLDEEDEEVSFATNAAEERTSRGASRYFT; encoded by the exons ATGCTGCACCTGAAAGTCCAGTTTCTGGATGACTCCCAGAAGATCTTTGTAGTTGAT CAAAAATCCTGTGGAAAAGGGCTGTTCAACCTCACCTGCAGCCACCTCAACCTTGTGGAGAAGGAGTACTTTGGGCTGGAGTTTCGCAGCCAGGCTGGGAACCAC GTGTGGCTGGAACCACTAAAACCCATAACAAAGCAAATCAAAA TGGACCCCAGCCATCTGAGAGAAGAGCTGACCAG GTACCTCTTCACCCTCCAGATCAAGAAGGACCTGGCACTGGGGCGGCTGCCCTGCAGCGACAAGAGCGCGGCGCTGCTCGTCTCCCACCTGCTGCAGT CAGAACTGGGTGACTTCCACGAGGAGACGGACCAGCAGCACCTGGCAAGCCACAGGTACCTGCCCAACCAGGAGTACCTGGACAACAAGATCATGCACTACCACCGGAGACACCG TGGGAAGACACCGGCCGAGTCAGACGTTCAGCTGCTGGATGTGGCCAGGAAGCTGGAGATGTACGGGATTCGCCCGCACCCCGCCAGCGACGGCGAGGGGACGCAGATCAACCTGGCCGTGACACACATGGGAGTGCTGGTCCTGCGG GGCAATACAAAGATCAACACATTCAACTGGTCCAAAATTCGCAAACTGAGTTTCAAGAGGAAGCATTTTCTCATCAAGCTCCATGCAAACATCTCT GCACTGTGCAAGGACACACTGGAGTTCACCATGGCGAGCCGGGATGCCTGCAAGGCTTTCTGGAAGACATGCGTGGAGTACCATGCCTTCTTCAGGCTGTCTGAAGAGCCCAAGTCAAAGCCCAAAGCCCTTCTGTGCAGCAAGGGCTCCAGTTTCCGCTACAG TGGGAGGAcgcagaggcagctgctggagcacGGGAGGAAAGCGAAGATGAAGAGCCTGCCCTTTGAGAG GAAGCACTACACATCCCGCTACAATGAGAGGCAGTGCCGCTCCTCTCCGGACCTCCTGACAGACGTCTCCAAGCAG GTGGAGGAGCTGCGCCTGGCCTACGGCAGCCGGGGCTCCTACCATGCCAACGGGGTGCATGGCTCCGAGCCCATGCTGGACAGCCGGCGCCGGAGCTCCGCCGTGGAGGTGACATTTGCCACCGAGCTGGAGCGCTCCAAGCCTGAAGCAACGCCCGCCTTCCTGTCCCACTCCAAAAGCTCTTCCGCCTTCCCCCTGCTCTATGCcgagctggagctggagagggCGTGGGAGCCCGCTGACCTCTTCAGTGCCCGGAACCCCCTGACATCCTTTAGGCCCCACCACCAGTTCGCCGGGAACAGTAAAAGCACCTCGGTGGGCAACATGCGGGAGGTGAGCACCCGGCCGCTGGTGTACACAGACGTGCCGTGCCCCGTGCCCATGGTCACCATGGCCCCACAGGTCCTCTTCTACATGGACAGGCCCCCACAGCCCCCGTGCCATGCACTGGCACCCGGCGAGGACGCAGCAGAGCCAGTCAGTGGATATGGCCCCGTGGCAGCAAAACCCCCCAGGCAGAGCCCGAGTGGGACCCAGGCTGGGGAGTTTCATCGCGAGGCTGCATGCATGGCAGCGGACACGAGCGTGGCCCCAGCAGGAGAGAGCATGTCGCTGGCTCGACTCTTTGATTATggccttcaggagcagcctccCAAGCGGTCTTGGAGCCAGTCAGACATGAAAACCATCCGCTTCCCCTACGGCTCCGAGTTCAGGCCCCTGGGGCCATGCCCCGTCCTGAGCAGTCGGAAAGCGGGCATCTTTCGGCACGTGCCGGCCCAGCCAGGGCTGGCGCCAGGGCTGCGGCGCTCTGCCGAGCGCTACGTGGGCAGCAGCACCGAGTCCAGCGACTCCGACTCCGACCTCCTGGCCGCCGACTACTGCTCCCTGTACGGCCGGGTGCTGCAGTCGTCCATGGCCCGCATGCGGCTGTCCTCTGGCAGCCTCCAGCTGGATGAAGAGGATGAGGAGGTGTCCTTCGCCACCAACGCCGCTGAGGAGAGGACTTCCAGGGGGGCCTCCAGGTATTTCACCTAG
- the FRMD7 gene encoding FERM domain-containing protein 7 isoform X2: MLHLKVQFLDDSQKIFVVDQKSCGKGLFNLTCSHLNLVEKEYFGLEFRSQAGNHVWLEPLKPITKQIKNPKEVLFKFMVKFFPVDPSHLREELTRYLFTLQIKKDLALGRLPCSDKSAALLVSHLLQSELGDFHEETDQQHLASHRYLPNQEYLDNKIMHYHRRHRGKTPAESDVQLLDVARKLEMYGIRPHPASDGEGTQINLAVTHMGVLVLRGNTKINTFNWSKIRKLSFKRKHFLIKLHANISALCKDTLEFTMASRDACKAFWKTCVEYHAFFRLSEEPKSKPKALLCSKGSSFRYSGRTQRQLLEHGRKAKMKSLPFERKHYTSRYNERQCRSSPDLLTDVSKQVEELRLAYGSRGSYHANGVHGSEPMLDSRRRSSAVEVTFATELERSKPEATPAFLSHSKSSSAFPLLYAELELERAWEPADLFSARNPLTSFRPHHQFAGNSKSTSVGNMREVSTRPLVYTDVPCPVPMVTMAPQVLFYMDRPPQPPCHALAPGEDAAEPVSGYGPVAAKPPRQSPSGTQAGEFHREAACMAADTSVAPAGESMSLARLFDYGLQEQPPKRSWSQSDMKTIRFPYGSEFRPLGPCPVLSSRKAGIFRHVPAQPGLAPGLRRSAERYVGSSTESSDSDSDLLAADYCSLYGRVLQSSMARMRLSSGSLQLDEEDEEVSFATNAAEERTSRGASRYFT; the protein is encoded by the exons ATGCTGCACCTGAAAGTCCAGTTTCTGGATGACTCCCAGAAGATCTTTGTAGTTGAT CAAAAATCCTGTGGAAAAGGGCTGTTCAACCTCACCTGCAGCCACCTCAACCTTGTGGAGAAGGAGTACTTTGGGCTGGAGTTTCGCAGCCAGGCTGGGAACCAC GTGTGGCTGGAACCACTAAAACCCATAACAAAGCAAATCAAAA ATCCTAAGGAGGTTCTTTTCAAATTTATGGTGAAATTTTTCCCAGTGGACCCCAGCCATCTGAGAGAAGAGCTGACCAG GTACCTCTTCACCCTCCAGATCAAGAAGGACCTGGCACTGGGGCGGCTGCCCTGCAGCGACAAGAGCGCGGCGCTGCTCGTCTCCCACCTGCTGCAGT CAGAACTGGGTGACTTCCACGAGGAGACGGACCAGCAGCACCTGGCAAGCCACAGGTACCTGCCCAACCAGGAGTACCTGGACAACAAGATCATGCACTACCACCGGAGACACCG TGGGAAGACACCGGCCGAGTCAGACGTTCAGCTGCTGGATGTGGCCAGGAAGCTGGAGATGTACGGGATTCGCCCGCACCCCGCCAGCGACGGCGAGGGGACGCAGATCAACCTGGCCGTGACACACATGGGAGTGCTGGTCCTGCGG GGCAATACAAAGATCAACACATTCAACTGGTCCAAAATTCGCAAACTGAGTTTCAAGAGGAAGCATTTTCTCATCAAGCTCCATGCAAACATCTCT GCACTGTGCAAGGACACACTGGAGTTCACCATGGCGAGCCGGGATGCCTGCAAGGCTTTCTGGAAGACATGCGTGGAGTACCATGCCTTCTTCAGGCTGTCTGAAGAGCCCAAGTCAAAGCCCAAAGCCCTTCTGTGCAGCAAGGGCTCCAGTTTCCGCTACAG TGGGAGGAcgcagaggcagctgctggagcacGGGAGGAAAGCGAAGATGAAGAGCCTGCCCTTTGAGAG GAAGCACTACACATCCCGCTACAATGAGAGGCAGTGCCGCTCCTCTCCGGACCTCCTGACAGACGTCTCCAAGCAG GTGGAGGAGCTGCGCCTGGCCTACGGCAGCCGGGGCTCCTACCATGCCAACGGGGTGCATGGCTCCGAGCCCATGCTGGACAGCCGGCGCCGGAGCTCCGCCGTGGAGGTGACATTTGCCACCGAGCTGGAGCGCTCCAAGCCTGAAGCAACGCCCGCCTTCCTGTCCCACTCCAAAAGCTCTTCCGCCTTCCCCCTGCTCTATGCcgagctggagctggagagggCGTGGGAGCCCGCTGACCTCTTCAGTGCCCGGAACCCCCTGACATCCTTTAGGCCCCACCACCAGTTCGCCGGGAACAGTAAAAGCACCTCGGTGGGCAACATGCGGGAGGTGAGCACCCGGCCGCTGGTGTACACAGACGTGCCGTGCCCCGTGCCCATGGTCACCATGGCCCCACAGGTCCTCTTCTACATGGACAGGCCCCCACAGCCCCCGTGCCATGCACTGGCACCCGGCGAGGACGCAGCAGAGCCAGTCAGTGGATATGGCCCCGTGGCAGCAAAACCCCCCAGGCAGAGCCCGAGTGGGACCCAGGCTGGGGAGTTTCATCGCGAGGCTGCATGCATGGCAGCGGACACGAGCGTGGCCCCAGCAGGAGAGAGCATGTCGCTGGCTCGACTCTTTGATTATggccttcaggagcagcctccCAAGCGGTCTTGGAGCCAGTCAGACATGAAAACCATCCGCTTCCCCTACGGCTCCGAGTTCAGGCCCCTGGGGCCATGCCCCGTCCTGAGCAGTCGGAAAGCGGGCATCTTTCGGCACGTGCCGGCCCAGCCAGGGCTGGCGCCAGGGCTGCGGCGCTCTGCCGAGCGCTACGTGGGCAGCAGCACCGAGTCCAGCGACTCCGACTCCGACCTCCTGGCCGCCGACTACTGCTCCCTGTACGGCCGGGTGCTGCAGTCGTCCATGGCCCGCATGCGGCTGTCCTCTGGCAGCCTCCAGCTGGATGAAGAGGATGAGGAGGTGTCCTTCGCCACCAACGCCGCTGAGGAGAGGACTTCCAGGGGGGCCTCCAGGTATTTCACCTAG